Proteins from a genomic interval of Rubinisphaera italica:
- a CDS encoding leucine-rich repeat domain-containing protein — translation MKLAFATVALLLTAPFLIVGCKPAPPTPPATSEQSQPENAAEPPAAADDAEAVAKLETLGAQLDKNEAGNVTLVDFSGTQAGDADLEYLKGLPDLSRLILFGPTFTNAGMKTVGSLNTLQLLSLEKALLDDPGLKELSGLTNLIALRLRQTDISNEGLKHLSGMDKLRELDLRFTNITDDGLPYLKELDSVSTIKLERTNVTDVGAKTLAEIPTLRRVNLNLTVVSNEGAIALTQNPELQGLELDDTSIDDAALEPVGKLKKLDTLHLRRDNVGDEGFGHLAGMQSIKTLLIRDTVISDAGCEHIGTLSNLEVLDLNETFIGDAGLAHLNSLKKLRVLELWFTRITNEGLASISGMTTLTELNLQDTQIQDAALQHLKPLENLQSLNLKLTGVTDEGLKDLHGLKKLKTLNLGNTQVTDEGIEAIKAAIPGLQVQAY, via the coding sequence ATGAAACTCGCATTTGCAACCGTTGCACTTCTTCTAACCGCTCCATTTCTGATTGTCGGCTGCAAACCTGCACCACCGACACCACCAGCAACTTCAGAACAGTCTCAACCTGAAAATGCGGCAGAGCCACCTGCTGCAGCAGACGATGCCGAAGCGGTCGCTAAACTTGAAACGCTTGGCGCGCAGTTGGATAAGAATGAAGCCGGCAATGTCACACTTGTCGATTTCTCTGGAACACAAGCAGGCGATGCCGATTTGGAGTACCTGAAGGGACTACCCGACTTATCTCGATTAATCCTGTTTGGCCCGACCTTCACGAATGCAGGAATGAAAACTGTTGGATCGCTCAACACACTCCAATTACTCTCCCTCGAAAAAGCATTACTCGATGACCCGGGCCTCAAAGAACTTTCAGGTCTGACGAATCTGATCGCGTTACGACTGCGTCAAACCGATATTTCCAACGAAGGTCTCAAGCATCTTTCCGGAATGGATAAACTTCGCGAACTCGATTTGCGATTCACGAATATCACAGACGATGGTCTGCCCTACCTGAAAGAACTCGATTCTGTTTCGACCATTAAACTTGAACGAACTAACGTAACCGATGTCGGTGCAAAAACACTGGCCGAGATTCCGACTCTTCGCCGCGTCAACTTAAACCTGACTGTTGTTTCCAATGAAGGGGCGATCGCTCTGACTCAGAATCCTGAATTACAGGGACTGGAACTGGATGACACTTCCATTGACGATGCGGCTCTCGAACCCGTCGGCAAGTTGAAAAAACTGGACACGCTCCATTTGCGTCGCGACAACGTGGGCGATGAAGGATTTGGGCATCTCGCCGGAATGCAGTCGATCAAGACTCTGCTCATTCGCGATACCGTCATCAGCGATGCTGGCTGCGAACATATTGGCACATTGAGCAACCTCGAAGTTCTCGATCTCAACGAAACTTTCATCGGCGATGCTGGACTGGCTCATTTGAATTCTCTCAAAAAACTCCGAGTCCTCGAACTCTGGTTCACAAGAATTACTAATGAAGGTCTCGCCAGCATCAGTGGGATGACAACACTGACAGAATTGAATCTGCAGGACACGCAAATCCAGGATGCCGCCCTGCAGCATCTCAAACCTCTGGAAAATCTGCAGTCTCTCAATCTCAAACTGACCGGCGTGACCGACGAAGGGCTCAAAGATCTGCACGGATTGAAGAAACTCAAAACACTCAACCTCGGCAATACGCAAGTCACCGATGAAGGAATAGAAGCGATCAAAGCCGCAA
- a CDS encoding Gfo/Idh/MocA family oxidoreductase, which translates to MTNNNTRRDFLKTTAVAGAAYWVAGSPSVALSDSPNEKLNFACIGVEGKGSSDTDEAGRYGNVVALCDIDENRLDKKARRYPDAKKFVDYREMLTEMGDQIDGVTVSTPDHSHAPASAMAMKMGKHCFCQKPLTWSVHEARVLRKLANEHGVATQMGNQGTSENGLREGVEVVQSGAIGTVTDVHVWTNRPVWPQGEGRPEGTPEIPKGLHWDLFLGPAPERPYNPAYLPFKWRGWLDFGTGALGDMACHTANMAVMALDLFDPTSVVAETTGIVENESYPKSSSIVFQFPATDKRPAVKMHWYDGGRRPDLDILKGEDVPNSGSILIGTEGAMFSPNDYGAKYVLLPRDKFSDYKKPEQKLPRSPGHFKEYALACAGGDPAMSNFNYASRLTETILLGNAAMRAGTKIEWDAEAGKITNVPEANKFLSRDYREGWTL; encoded by the coding sequence ATGACTAACAACAATACGAGACGCGACTTCTTAAAGACAACTGCTGTCGCTGGCGCTGCCTACTGGGTCGCCGGTTCCCCGAGCGTTGCACTGAGTGATAGCCCGAACGAAAAGCTGAACTTCGCCTGTATTGGTGTTGAAGGAAAAGGTTCGAGCGATACCGATGAAGCTGGCCGTTATGGCAATGTTGTTGCCCTTTGCGATATTGATGAAAATCGACTCGACAAGAAAGCCCGTCGCTATCCGGATGCGAAGAAGTTTGTCGATTATCGTGAAATGCTGACCGAGATGGGAGATCAAATTGATGGCGTAACCGTCAGTACGCCCGACCACTCTCACGCCCCGGCTTCAGCCATGGCCATGAAAATGGGTAAGCACTGCTTCTGCCAGAAACCTCTGACATGGTCGGTCCATGAAGCCCGAGTCCTGCGAAAACTGGCCAATGAACATGGTGTTGCTACTCAGATGGGTAATCAGGGAACATCGGAAAATGGACTCCGCGAAGGTGTCGAAGTTGTTCAGTCGGGAGCGATTGGAACAGTCACTGATGTGCACGTCTGGACGAATCGTCCAGTCTGGCCGCAGGGAGAAGGGCGCCCCGAGGGAACTCCAGAAATTCCTAAAGGACTCCATTGGGATCTGTTCCTCGGACCTGCTCCTGAACGGCCCTACAATCCTGCTTATCTCCCATTCAAATGGCGTGGCTGGTTGGACTTCGGCACAGGAGCCCTGGGCGATATGGCCTGTCACACCGCCAACATGGCTGTGATGGCTCTCGATCTGTTCGATCCGACTTCCGTCGTTGCGGAAACGACCGGCATTGTCGAAAACGAATCTTATCCGAAATCTTCTTCGATCGTCTTCCAGTTCCCAGCGACCGACAAACGGCCAGCTGTTAAAATGCACTGGTACGATGGCGGACGTCGTCCAGATCTGGATATCCTCAAAGGGGAAGATGTGCCAAACAGTGGTTCGATTCTCATCGGAACGGAAGGAGCCATGTTCTCACCAAACGATTACGGTGCGAAATACGTACTTCTGCCTCGCGACAAGTTCAGCGACTACAAGAAGCCCGAACAGAAACTGCCTCGTTCTCCAGGACATTTCAAAGAGTACGCACTGGCCTGTGCCGGTGGCGATCCTGCGATGTCCAACTTCAACTATGCTTCCCGTCTGACCGAAACCATCCTGCTTGGCAACGCAGCCATGCGAGCTGGAACAAAAATCGAATGGGATGCCGAAGCTGGCAAAATCACAAATGTTCCTGAAGCGAACAAGTTCCTCTCTCGCGATTACCGCGAAGGCTGGACTCTGTAA
- a CDS encoding GntR family transcriptional regulator, protein MNKLREKTLKNSSTFRKVEKQSVTNDVEGQLREAILDGRLKPDESLAEAQLATQFGVSRASVRQAKFQLAQEGLLEFDSRGTAIVRTLTQADVQEIVEFREVLDSAAIRLACTRLTEHSASKLTRCIEQIEAAPNLLQLTLLDIAFHEEIVRAAENSRLLAAWQLLRPQLVFWLASMQRMHASMISQTHSETAESHRELLNALHAGDADRCEQLARRHANGLKKLFDNIDTPQGIGQFRNT, encoded by the coding sequence ATGAACAAATTACGAGAAAAGACGCTGAAAAATAGCTCGACCTTTAGAAAGGTCGAAAAACAAAGCGTTACCAACGATGTCGAAGGCCAGTTGCGCGAAGCCATTCTGGACGGGCGTCTCAAACCAGACGAGTCGCTTGCAGAAGCTCAGTTGGCGACCCAGTTCGGTGTAAGTCGCGCATCGGTGCGGCAGGCCAAGTTTCAACTCGCACAAGAAGGCTTGCTTGAATTTGATTCTCGAGGCACGGCCATTGTTCGCACACTCACTCAGGCGGATGTTCAGGAAATTGTCGAGTTTCGCGAAGTACTCGATTCCGCTGCGATTCGATTGGCGTGTACGCGGTTGACCGAACATTCTGCCTCAAAACTGACTCGCTGTATTGAACAGATCGAAGCGGCACCGAACCTGTTACAGTTAACTTTGCTGGACATCGCTTTCCATGAGGAGATCGTCCGAGCCGCCGAAAATTCGAGGCTGCTTGCTGCCTGGCAGTTGCTGCGACCGCAGCTTGTCTTCTGGTTGGCGAGCATGCAGCGAATGCATGCTTCAATGATTTCTCAGACACATTCGGAAACTGCGGAGTCGCATCGTGAATTGCTCAATGCGCTTCATGCTGGCGATGCAGATCGTTGCGAGCAGCTTGCTCGTCGTCACGCCAATGGTTTGAAGAAACTGTTCGATAACATCGACACCCCGCAAGGCATCGGTCAGTTTCGTAACACATGA
- a CDS encoding sialidase family protein: MSQLFATYSPTWFVRIGAVALLVTLAANTTSAQSTPTSALKITPPNPPNAGILFINHSTTNRSGHLGHALVEYDNGKLLAFYPNCSGDNGGHSAVGWMEFKRSLDGGRTWSNRLPLPFSKQLFKKVEGRTAMAEKAVLTDQGDIVLFYLICDISTTALWQPYWTPLSSISSDGGKTWSEPKPVCETRGRVYDAVYHDGEIRALHFANDATGTWWGTTDEHIFELHVSSDGGKTFTRRSALPFNTKDRGYGSLGRLANGDLIAFVYNRTNEHDLDYTTSADGGTTWSTVKTSHFRRKIRNPQFIGFNGKFYMHGRSGAYGEGSGHMILYTSPDGMKWDDGVYLRMQDTGTGAYSNSIIVGSKNDQTPNRLLIQASHAYEDSKTNVLHWWLD, translated from the coding sequence ATGAGTCAACTCTTTGCAACATACTCTCCAACATGGTTCGTTCGGATCGGCGCGGTCGCACTCCTTGTTACGTTGGCCGCCAACACGACAAGCGCCCAGTCAACACCGACGTCCGCTCTGAAGATCACACCGCCGAATCCGCCGAACGCGGGCATCCTGTTCATTAACCATTCCACGACCAATCGTAGCGGTCATCTGGGGCATGCGTTAGTGGAATACGACAACGGCAAACTTCTTGCCTTCTACCCCAACTGCTCCGGCGACAACGGCGGACACTCGGCGGTCGGATGGATGGAGTTCAAACGATCGTTGGACGGCGGACGGACCTGGAGCAACCGGCTGCCGCTGCCGTTCTCGAAGCAACTCTTTAAGAAAGTCGAGGGCCGCACGGCGATGGCCGAAAAAGCGGTACTGACAGATCAAGGCGACATCGTTTTGTTCTACCTGATCTGTGACATCTCGACGACCGCGCTGTGGCAACCTTACTGGACACCGCTGTCTTCCATTAGCTCGGACGGTGGGAAAACATGGAGCGAGCCCAAGCCGGTGTGCGAAACGCGCGGCCGAGTTTACGACGCCGTGTATCACGATGGAGAAATCCGCGCACTGCATTTCGCCAACGACGCCACGGGAACGTGGTGGGGAACGACCGACGAGCACATCTTTGAACTCCACGTCAGCAGCGATGGCGGCAAGACCTTCACCCGACGAAGCGCGCTGCCCTTCAACACCAAAGACCGCGGCTATGGATCGCTGGGCCGTCTGGCGAACGGAGATCTGATCGCCTTTGTTTACAACCGCACCAACGAGCATGACCTCGACTACACAACCAGCGCCGACGGCGGCACGACGTGGTCCACCGTGAAAACCTCGCACTTCCGCCGCAAAATCCGCAACCCGCAATTCATTGGCTTCAACGGAAAGTTCTATATGCATGGCCGTAGCGGTGCGTATGGCGAAGGCAGCGGTCACATGATTCTTTACACTTCGCCCGACGGTATGAAGTGGGATGATGGCGTCTACCTGCGCATGCAAGACACCGGGACCGGCGCGTATTCCAACAGCATCATCGTCGGTTCGAAAAACGACCAAACCCCGAATCGTTTGCTGATTCAGGCTTCACACGCTTACGAAGATAGTAAGACAAACGTGTTGCACTGGTGGCTGGACTGA
- a CDS encoding IS5 family transposase, protein MLPKNSRSEPDLFTVSLKKVIDLEHSLVKLAALIDWDAIRQEIEPVFCDDNGRPATEVRVVMGLFYLKSAFDQSDEQLIQRWIENPYWQWFCGYTVMQHKPPIDPTTLSRWRSRLGAERLEILLQQTIHVARRTGQLRKPQLAKINIDTTVQPKAIAFPTDARLYFKAARSLVRMAQNAGVVLRRSYKFTNKTLLVMQGRYARAKHYRRARKCERKLRTHLGCLLRDVSRKLTSITNPTHREALEQLLTIVRQIFKQQRTDSPKIYSVPARLVCSDRMIHFSRNHALSSFQFMIPSTDGTARRVHRQREGAQEV, encoded by the coding sequence ATGTTGCCGAAAAATTCCCGTTCTGAACCGGATTTGTTCACTGTTTCGCTTAAAAAAGTGATTGATCTGGAGCATTCTCTCGTCAAACTGGCTGCTTTAATCGACTGGGATGCGATTCGTCAGGAAATTGAACCTGTTTTCTGTGACGACAATGGTCGACCGGCTACGGAGGTGCGGGTTGTGATGGGATTGTTTTATCTGAAGTCCGCCTTCGACCAGAGTGATGAGCAACTCATCCAACGCTGGATCGAGAACCCTTATTGGCAGTGGTTCTGCGGCTACACGGTGATGCAGCATAAGCCGCCGATCGATCCCACCACGCTCTCCCGCTGGCGTTCGCGGCTCGGAGCCGAGCGTCTCGAAATTCTTCTGCAGCAAACGATTCACGTCGCCCGGCGCACAGGGCAACTTCGCAAACCCCAGCTCGCAAAAATCAATATCGACACGACCGTCCAGCCCAAAGCAATCGCCTTTCCGACCGATGCGCGTTTGTATTTCAAAGCGGCCCGTTCGCTGGTTCGAATGGCTCAAAATGCGGGTGTGGTATTGCGGCGATCCTACAAATTCACCAACAAAACTCTCCTGGTGATGCAGGGGCGTTATGCCCGTGCGAAGCACTACCGGCGCGCCCGCAAATGCGAACGCAAACTCCGTACGCACCTCGGCTGCCTTCTGCGGGATGTGTCGCGGAAGTTGACCAGTATCACGAATCCGACGCACCGGGAAGCCCTCGAGCAACTGCTGACAATCGTAAGGCAAATATTTAAACAACAGCGAACCGACAGTCCGAAAATCTACAGCGTCCCAGCGAGGCTGGTTTGTTCCGATCGAATGATTCACTTCTCACGTAATCATGCCTTAAGCTCTTTTCAATTTATGATACCGTCAACCGACGGAACCGCACGTCGAGTGCATCGCCAAAGGGAAGGCGCACAAGAAGTATGA
- a CDS encoding transposase, protein MATTNANNFIVGVLALHGNPFDGHTLQQVVKITEIEPAHIIVDRGYRGHDYQGSGKVHLAGRIPKTATRAFRKMLKRRSAIEPTIGHLKSDHRMERNYLKGREGDRINALVSAIGYNLRKLLAGLACAWFLPILAIDRLNGKLKSRLYQFILPGQNPNTWPFLISP, encoded by the coding sequence GTGGCGACCACGAATGCCAATAACTTCATTGTCGGTGTGCTTGCTTTACATGGGAATCCCTTCGATGGCCACACACTTCAGCAGGTGGTGAAGATCACTGAGATTGAGCCCGCACACATCATAGTTGATCGTGGCTATCGTGGCCATGATTATCAGGGATCAGGGAAGGTGCATCTGGCCGGGCGGATTCCAAAAACAGCGACGCGGGCGTTTCGGAAAATGCTCAAACGTCGCAGCGCAATCGAGCCAACAATTGGCCATCTCAAGAGCGATCACCGGATGGAGCGAAACTATTTGAAGGGTCGCGAAGGAGATCGCATCAATGCTCTGGTGAGTGCGATTGGTTACAACCTGCGCAAGCTCCTGGCCGGTCTGGCCTGCGCCTGGTTTTTACCCATCCTGGCCATCGACAGACTCAACGGAAAACTCAAAAGCCGGCTGTATCAATTCATTTTGCCGGGACAAAACCCCAACACTTGGCCTTTTCTGATAAGTCCGTAG
- a CDS encoding DUF1592 domain-containing protein, translating to MAFSDKSVDTHLNKSGVKTHDRGYSGTTNYGFIKGWSGEEAYSVLANSSDATVQIPGTMKPFSIATHPSPALSSVIGWHCPEARNVTITGTVQDAHTACGNGVTWTLEVRRGNTRESFASGVTKGNEVSSMGRFENVSVQAGDMIALVIGPGQGNHVCDLTAIELTIRDAEKEWDLAKDIVPDILAGNPHADRFGNRDVWYFFGEPETHGVTAAIPGQSLLALWRREKNAEARSRLALQVQQLLQQDFDSIPADSPNRTTHAQLLSFTGPLLASALRSARVVDDEESEFPYGIDSALFGKHPDGADVAATSLCVRAPSLIEVRLPASLIDGAEFIVQGRLHPTSGGEGSVQLQVTTTKPTATELRPGTYNSENLNGAWTSSMPSMAFEAPVLVHDGSAARQRFETAFYEFREIFPAAVCYTTIVPVDEVVTLTLFHREDKLLSRLMLDDKQHAKLDRLWAELHFVSRDSLTLVDAFEQIWEYSTQDGPNAPNGDKRLEPLREPIMRGADEFKKLQVDVQPLHVEAAIRFAEQAWRHPLTELEQQAMRELYQTLRIKGVAHEEAVRLLIARVLTSPAFLYRGELVEEGSKSNPVSNWELATRLSYFLWSSSPDEELRTVAASGRLHSSEVLVAQTRRMLQDGRVRRLATEFGCQWLHIRDLETLNEKSERHFPTFAGLRDEMQEEAVRFLMDMFQADRSVLSLLDADHSFMNAALAGHYGIELPGGDLPDNDWQRVEGLRARGRGGMLGFAATLAKQSGASRTSPILRGNWISEVVLGEKLPRPPKDVPILPEEAPEGLTERQLIERHSSDPNCARCHERIDHFGFALEGFDAIGRARSEDAAGLPIDTLAKLPGGGELNGIDGLRSYLLEQRREDFLRQFCRKLLGYALGRSVQLSDKPLLDDMLVQLNSHEYRVSTAIELIVLSPQFREIRGQE from the coding sequence TTGGCCTTTTCTGATAAGTCCGTAGACACGCACCTGAACAAATCAGGCGTCAAAACGCATGATCGGGGTTATTCAGGGACGACTAATTACGGGTTCATCAAAGGCTGGAGCGGCGAAGAGGCTTACAGTGTGCTCGCGAATTCATCCGACGCCACGGTGCAGATTCCAGGGACCATGAAACCCTTCAGCATTGCCACGCATCCGTCGCCTGCGCTCTCGTCGGTCATCGGCTGGCACTGTCCCGAAGCGAGAAACGTCACGATCACCGGAACCGTGCAGGACGCGCACACCGCCTGCGGAAATGGAGTGACATGGACGCTCGAAGTGCGTCGAGGCAATACGCGAGAATCTTTTGCCAGTGGCGTCACGAAGGGCAATGAAGTCAGCAGCATGGGACGTTTTGAAAACGTGTCTGTGCAGGCTGGCGATATGATTGCGCTGGTGATTGGTCCAGGCCAGGGAAACCACGTCTGTGATCTCACAGCAATCGAACTGACGATTCGAGATGCTGAGAAAGAATGGGATCTGGCCAAGGATATCGTTCCCGACATCCTGGCAGGCAATCCCCACGCCGATCGATTCGGCAATCGAGACGTCTGGTACTTTTTTGGTGAACCGGAAACGCACGGCGTCACGGCAGCCATTCCCGGTCAATCGCTATTGGCTCTGTGGCGTCGGGAGAAAAATGCCGAAGCGCGTTCCCGTCTCGCTCTTCAGGTGCAACAATTGCTTCAACAAGACTTCGACTCGATTCCTGCCGACTCGCCCAATCGAACAACGCATGCACAACTGCTGTCGTTCACGGGGCCGTTGCTGGCATCGGCATTGCGATCGGCAAGGGTCGTGGATGACGAAGAATCGGAATTCCCATATGGAATTGATTCCGCACTCTTCGGCAAACATCCTGACGGCGCTGATGTCGCCGCGACCAGTCTATGTGTGCGGGCTCCATCATTGATTGAAGTACGCCTCCCCGCGTCGCTGATTGACGGAGCGGAGTTCATCGTGCAGGGACGATTACATCCCACCAGCGGGGGCGAGGGTAGCGTGCAACTCCAGGTCACAACTACGAAACCAACAGCCACAGAGCTGCGTCCCGGAACCTACAACTCCGAGAATCTCAATGGGGCCTGGACGTCAAGCATGCCGTCCATGGCGTTCGAGGCGCCCGTGCTGGTGCACGACGGCAGCGCTGCCCGCCAACGATTCGAGACGGCATTCTATGAATTTCGCGAGATCTTTCCCGCCGCCGTCTGCTATACGACCATTGTGCCCGTGGACGAAGTGGTGACCCTGACGCTGTTTCATCGCGAAGACAAACTGCTGTCGCGATTGATGCTCGATGATAAGCAACATGCCAAGCTGGATCGTTTGTGGGCCGAACTGCATTTCGTCAGTCGAGATTCACTCACGCTGGTCGATGCATTCGAACAGATTTGGGAATACTCAACGCAAGACGGTCCTAACGCACCGAACGGCGACAAGCGTTTGGAGCCGTTACGCGAACCGATCATGCGGGGAGCGGATGAGTTCAAGAAGTTGCAGGTCGACGTGCAACCGCTGCACGTCGAGGCTGCAATTCGGTTTGCCGAGCAGGCGTGGCGTCATCCCCTGACCGAGTTGGAACAGCAAGCCATGCGAGAGCTCTATCAAACTCTGAGGATCAAAGGCGTCGCCCACGAGGAAGCCGTTCGCCTGCTTATTGCCCGTGTGCTGACGTCGCCCGCATTTCTGTATCGCGGCGAACTTGTGGAAGAAGGCTCGAAATCCAATCCCGTCAGCAATTGGGAATTGGCGACGCGACTGAGCTATTTTCTATGGTCTTCCTCGCCCGACGAAGAATTGCGCACCGTAGCCGCCTCAGGTAGGTTGCACTCCAGTGAGGTACTGGTCGCTCAGACCCGCCGCATGTTGCAGGATGGTAGAGTTCGGCGGCTCGCGACTGAATTCGGCTGCCAATGGCTGCACATTCGCGATCTCGAAACTTTGAACGAAAAGAGCGAACGGCATTTTCCGACATTTGCTGGATTGAGGGACGAGATGCAGGAAGAGGCTGTCCGTTTCCTGATGGACATGTTCCAGGCGGATCGGTCGGTGCTGTCGTTGCTGGACGCCGACCACAGCTTCATGAACGCCGCACTTGCCGGGCACTATGGCATCGAGTTGCCGGGCGGCGATTTACCAGACAACGACTGGCAGCGGGTTGAAGGCCTGCGTGCCCGCGGTCGTGGAGGTATGCTAGGCTTCGCCGCAACGCTTGCGAAACAGAGTGGCGCATCGCGTACCAGCCCAATTCTGCGAGGCAACTGGATTAGCGAAGTCGTGCTGGGCGAGAAACTTCCGCGACCGCCCAAAGACGTGCCGATTCTGCCGGAAGAAGCTCCAGAAGGTCTGACGGAACGCCAGTTGATTGAACGTCATAGCAGTGATCCCAACTGTGCTCGTTGCCACGAACGCATTGATCACTTTGGCTTCGCTCTGGAAGGCTTCGATGCGATTGGCCGAGCACGTAGCGAAGATGCCGCAGGACTGCCGATCGACACGCTGGCGAAACTCCCAGGTGGAGGAGAGTTAAATGGTATAGATGGCCTGCGCTCGTATCTCCTGGAGCAACGCCGAGAGGACTTTCTCCGCCAGTTCTGCCGCAAACTACTCGGTTATGCACTGGGACGCAGCGTGCAACTGTCAGACAAACCGCTGCTGGACGACATGCTCGTCCAGCTTAATTCGCATGAGTACCGAGTCAGCACTGCCATCGAACTGATCGTCCTGAGCCCACAGTTCCGCGAAATCCGCGGGCAAGAGTGA
- a CDS encoding DUF1552 domain-containing protein, whose protein sequence is MNQHHFSRRFFLRGVGVSMALPWLESFNVWGDEPHITKPASEAPVRLAVLFSGNGFHSKQWWAKGEGREMELGKALAPLSDFREKLLFVRGLYHEEARKGNIHSSQTGNILSGAPIASGGEIRSGTSFDQLLAQTYGRSTKVPSLVLGCEHSNPSVHKNYSMLYSSHISWNSPTTPTPLELYPALAFDRLFKDEVAPGDKSVLDAVLADAQDLRRRISTTDQRKLDEYLDSVRDVETRIENAGNRGEVQGWRPTLEKPNMNRPADGIPQDIAEHMRLMSDILVLGFQTDTTRITTLKLNNDHSALRFPNLASVEQPQHGIDYMIHHLLSHSDGEDWLKVNQFFMEQVAYIAHRLDSIQEGSRTLLDNTMLMHCSSMMAGAKHDNDQLPVIVLGGAGGRLQGGRILDYMDKPERQLCRLFLSMMDKMDVHPETFGDANTMLEEV, encoded by the coding sequence ATGAACCAACATCATTTCTCTCGACGTTTCTTCCTGCGTGGAGTGGGCGTCAGCATGGCCTTGCCGTGGCTCGAATCGTTCAATGTGTGGGGCGACGAACCGCATATCACCAAGCCAGCGAGCGAAGCACCGGTGCGTTTGGCGGTGCTGTTTTCCGGTAACGGTTTTCATTCGAAACAATGGTGGGCGAAGGGTGAAGGCCGCGAGATGGAACTCGGCAAGGCGTTGGCACCGCTGAGCGATTTTCGTGAGAAGCTATTGTTCGTGCGCGGCCTCTATCATGAAGAAGCACGGAAGGGAAACATCCACAGTTCGCAGACGGGGAACATCCTGTCCGGTGCGCCCATCGCCTCGGGCGGTGAGATACGTTCGGGAACAAGCTTCGATCAACTTCTGGCTCAGACCTACGGACGATCGACGAAAGTACCGAGTCTCGTGCTGGGATGCGAGCATTCAAACCCGTCGGTCCACAAGAACTACTCGATGCTCTACAGCTCGCACATTTCGTGGAATTCACCCACGACGCCGACGCCGCTGGAGCTCTATCCCGCGCTGGCGTTCGACCGTCTGTTCAAGGACGAAGTCGCACCCGGTGACAAGAGTGTGCTCGACGCCGTGCTGGCGGACGCTCAGGACCTGCGACGTCGTATCAGTACCACTGACCAGCGCAAGTTGGACGAATATCTTGATTCCGTACGCGATGTAGAGACGCGCATTGAAAACGCTGGCAACCGAGGTGAAGTTCAAGGCTGGCGTCCGACACTCGAAAAGCCAAACATGAACCGTCCCGCCGACGGCATTCCACAGGACATCGCCGAGCATATGCGGCTCATGAGCGACATCCTCGTGCTCGGTTTTCAGACCGACACCACACGAATCACAACGTTGAAGCTCAACAACGATCACAGCGCGCTGAGATTTCCGAATCTGGCAAGTGTCGAGCAACCACAGCACGGAATCGATTACATGATCCATCATCTGCTATCGCATTCCGACGGCGAGGACTGGCTGAAGGTCAATCAATTCTTCATGGAGCAAGTGGCCTACATCGCGCACAGGCTCGACTCGATTCAAGAGGGCTCGCGTACGTTGCTCGACAACACGATGCTCATGCATTGCTCAAGCATGATGGCCGGAGCGAAACACGATAACGACCAGCTTCCTGTGATCGTGCTTGGCGGTGCCGGGGGACGTTTGCAGGGAGGCCGTATTCTGGATTACATGGACAAACCCGAACGTCAGTTGTGCCGTCTGTTCCTCTCAATGATGGACAAGATGGACGTGCATCCAGAAACGTTCGGCGATGCGAATACCATGCTTGAGGAAGTCTAA